The DNA segment CGAGAATGCGCCGGAGCTTGGTCTGGGAAAGCCCGTCGGAGTAGGTTTTGAGGATGGGCTGGCGGGTGGCATAGGTTTGCAGCAGGTGTACCGCCAGGGTCGTGGTGAGCGATTCGGCGTAGAGGCTGTCGATGTTGCCCAACTGAAGCTGCCGTTTGAGGGCCAGCCCAAGCTGAAGCACGAGCAAATCTTGGGTGGCAAAGTGGGGCACCAGCTCAACGGTGGTGCCATCGGCGGCGGCATCTAGCGATCGCCCTAAAACCGCCGGTTCAAAGGCCAAACTCATAAACTCGCCGGGCACATTCCAGCGCGATCGCTGCCCCACATGGGCAGGCAACACCAAAATGTCCCCCGGATGCACGGGCTCGACCTTAAACTGGCCATCGATCCAGCGCTCCGCCAAGGCTGTATCCGGCAGTTGGGTAAACAACACAATGCTATGCCAAGGGGTCGCCACCTTCATGGGCGTTTCTCCCGGTGGCTCCCAGCGGCAGTCAACGTAGGTGCCGCCCCAGCAAAACTCCTCGGTAGACACCAGCGGCGGGGTCGTAAAGATGGCATCGATCTGGGGCTTGCTGGAAAGCAGTTGAGGGGCCATGGCAAGATCCTCAAAGCGGGCGGGCAGTGTCCACTAGCCCAAATTTTACTAGTATGACGCCAAACAGACTAAATAGTCTGTAAAATGGACAACATCAAGTTCACCGGCAAACCCATGCCCCGCAGTGGCGAAAAAACTAAAGAAAAAATTCTCGATGCCGCCCACGCTCTGGTGATGGGCCACGGGCTGGCGGGTACCTCCATTGACATGGTGTTGGCCAAGGCTGAAATCACCAAGGGGGCC comes from the Leptolyngbya sp. CCY15150 genome and includes:
- a CDS encoding AraC family transcriptional regulator, translating into MAPQLLSSKPQIDAIFTTPPLVSTEEFCWGGTYVDCRWEPPGETPMKVATPWHSIVLFTQLPDTALAERWIDGQFKVEPVHPGDILVLPAHVGQRSRWNVPGEFMSLAFEPAVLGRSLDAAADGTTVELVPHFATQDLLVLQLGLALKRQLQLGNIDSLYAESLTTTLAVHLLQTYATRQPILKTYSDGLSQTKLRRILDYIHAHLDTDLRLATLADLAGMSAHYFSQLFKQSTGLAPHQYVIRCRVERAKTLLAQPHAPIADIAYQVGFAHQSHLNRHFKRLVGVTPGQWRRS